CCCCGGCGCTTTCATCCCGGCCGCCGAGCGATTCGATATCGCCTACCGCCTGGATCGCTGGGTACTGGAACAGGTCTGTCGAACCCTGGCCGATCATCCGCAGCACCGGGCGTCACTGGGCGCCTGTCATGTAAATCTCTCGGGACAGTCATTCGACCGGCCGGATTTCCAGCAGCTGGTGCTGGATACGCTGGATTACTATGGCGTACCCGCCTCCTCACTCTGTTTCGAGATCACCGAAACCGCGGCCATTCGCCGCATTGCCGATGCCACCGAGTTCATGGCGGCCCTGTCCCGCAAGGGCTGTCAGTTTGCCCTGGACGATTTCGGCGCCGGTCTGTCTTCCTTCGCCTACCTGCGTCGCCTGCCGGTGGAGTACCTGAAGGTGGATGGAATCTTCGTACGCAACATTCTTTCTGACCGAACCGACATGGCCATGGTCAAGGCCATTACGGATGTGGGACAGACCATGGGCAAGCGCATCATCGCCGAGTTCGTGGAAAGCGATGACGTGGCCACTCACCTCAAGCGCATGGGGCTCGACTTCGGGCAGGGCTTTGGCATTCACAAGCCGGAGCGCTGGGAAAATCTGTTCTAGTGGGTTTGCACCCACTTTTTGGGGGGATCAATCCGACGCTTCGAGTACCAGGGCAAGTCCGTCCGGCGCCGCCAGCTCCACCGCATCACCACGATGGGTGAGGTTGTGTCCGTCATATTCCAGCTTGGCCGCCCGCGCCTCCAGATCCGGAGTTTCGAACACCAGCGCAACCGCCGGGCCCTGCCGGCTGAACTGCAGATTGAAGCCCTCCGCGCAGACCTCGCTCACCCCATCCGCGTCCGGCGAGGCGATCATGCCGAGCGCTTCCCAGAAGGCCGCATCCGCTTCCGGATCCCGGCTTCGACGCCGCAGGGCGCGGAAATGACCGAGCAGGGAGAAGCTTTCCCCCTCCAGGGGCGGTGGTGAAAAGGTGCGCGCTTCCAGCAGACAGACCGTCTGCCCGCTGGGATCGGTGAAGCCGGCTTCATTGAACTGATTGGGGCCAAGCTTGCAGAAGTCCAGGCGGATACTCCGCTTTCGCAGCCTCTCGACCTGTCCGGGCAACTCCGGCGTGACGAAGGTGAGCGAGGGAGACGGAAAGCGGTAGTCATGCAGGCCAAGGCAGAGGCGGCCGTCACTCATCACGCCATAGCGATGTGGCCAGGTGTCGCCCACCGGAATGCTCTCCATGCCCAGGCCCTGCCAGAAGTGCAGGGAATCGAGCACGGCTTCACAGTCGATGCTCAACTCCAGCAGGCGCCCGAGCTGCATCAGCGTTCCGCCCCCAGGCGGCGCGCGCGCGCGAGGGTCTCTTCGGCTTCCTGTCCGGCTTGCTCCACGCTGCGCTTGTTCACCTCCGGCCATCCGGCCGTGTGCCGAAGCACCAGTTCCTGCAGCATGTGGATGTGGTCTTCGCTGTCGTTGAGTGCTGGCACATACCGCAGTTGGCCACCGCCTGCCTCCCGAAACAGTTCCGCGTTCTCGAAGCCGATCTCGTCGATGGTCTCCAGGCAGTCGGCCGGAAAACCGGGACAGACCACATCAATGTCACCCACGCCTTTGCGTCCCCATTCCTCGAGCGTTTCATCGGTATAGGGTTTGAGCCATTCGGCCTTGCCGAAGCGGGACTGGAAGGTGACGAACCATTCCCCGTCCTTCAGGCCGAGACGATGGGCCACCAGACGCGCGGTCTTGTGGCAGTAGCAGTGGTAGGGGTCACCGGCCAGGAAGGTGAACCGGGGAATGCCGTGGAAGCTGAAAAGCAGCCTTTCGCCCCGGCCATTGCGATACCAGTGTTCACGGATGCTGTTGGCCACGGCCTGAACATAGCCGGCATCGTCATGGTAGCTGTTGACCATGCGAAACTCGGGCATCCAGCGCCATTGGGAGAGGATGGAAGTGATCTTCGCGAAGGTGGAGCCGGTGGTGGAGGAAGCGTACTGCGGGTAGAGCGGCAACACCAGCAGGCGACGCACCCCCCGTTCCTTCAGCGACTCCAGTGCCCCCTCGATGGAGG
Above is a genomic segment from Natronospira bacteriovora containing:
- the hemH gene encoding ferrochelatase — translated: MKRFSGRPDFQHDETARLGILLTNLGTPDEPTATALRRYLGEFLWDPRVVEIPRPLWWLILNGLVLRTRPAKSAEAYARVWTDRGSPLLYHSRDIQTALEKKLRSRFRGPVEVELGMRYGNPSIEGALESLKERGVRRLLVLPLYPQYASSTTGSTFAKITSILSQWRWMPEFRMVNSYHDDAGYVQAVANSIREHWYRNGRGERLLFSFHGIPRFTFLAGDPYHCYCHKTARLVAHRLGLKDGEWFVTFQSRFGKAEWLKPYTDETLEEWGRKGVGDIDVVCPGFPADCLETIDEIGFENAELFREAGGGQLRYVPALNDSEDHIHMLQELVLRHTAGWPEVNKRSVEQAGQEAEETLARARRLGAER